The window cagagtttgcCGCTGAACCCCAAGCCCTTTCTGAACGGTCTCACGGGAAAGCCTGTGATGGTGAAGCTGAAGTGGGGTATGGAGTACAAGGGCTACCTGGTGTCCGTGGATGGCTACATGAACATGCAGGCATGTCTGTTTATAATTCATCTATATCTATACATCCATTGCTGGTGTTTTGATGTGCTACATACAATATCCATCCAGTGTTATTCAGAGCAATGCCCACATCTGAGTTGAATGTTGTATGTTAGTCCATATGGGTTATTAGAGCTCTTTCTCTGCTTTATCTAGCTGGCCAACACAGAAGAGTATGTGGACGGAGCATTAGCGGGTCATCTTGGCGAGGTGCTCATCAGGTGAGTATTTGAAACTGAATCCGTAATCAGAAGACGCAtacctttttatattataatataatttttcttttccgCAGgtgtaataatgttttgtacATAAGAGGAgtagaagaagaggaagaagatggCGAGATGAGAGAATGAAGAGTGGCTTGATTTCTTTTTCTAATCGGATTGGACGATTTATTGGTTATTTTGCAGTTTGTCTCAGTTTTATGTGAAGCTgtgtctcttttctttgtgaaattgttagtcattttttacactgtaaaagtTATTGGTGGCACAATGACAAATAAATTGTGCTGTTTGTATCTTTTTGTTGTCGTTTCTTTGACTGTGAACGATCATTTTGAAGGCGATTAGTTTTAATTAAGCTATACTGTATGTGTAGTAATGgggtatttaaatatttatgtagcctatatattttGGTATTAATCCTAAAATATTCTTTTCCTAGTAGTCACTCCAGCCGATTTAAGGCAACTAATATAGTCGGCTTTGGACAGATCTGTTCTAGAAAGTTACATAGTCAAGAGAAGGAAATACACTTtttatgtggggtttttagggaCGTGTATAAACCTGCTTTATCAttgtttgaaaacaaatgtttcaatttcgtgtgtttttttttgtgatttaaagtTTGGTGTTTTCACAGGtttaatgatgaaatgaaatacagaGATGGGAATCTAGTTGCTGTcgttcattataaatataataataataataaagttgcTTGTTTACCTCACACACATAAATCAGCTAGAGATAAACTCCTCCCTCACGATCACTGGTGATTCAGTTACTTGTCGCCTTTCTGACCTTCGTCCAGTTACCCAATTTTGGCTTTGCTAAATATTTACCCACTCCTTCGCCTCTGAGCTCTGCTCTGAATCGCTTGTGTCGAagttaatctaaaaatgtctcCGAGCAGTTTCAGGCTTTTAATCAAGAATGCAACGCAAGTGGTGTTAGTTTGTAGGAATGGTGAAAAGTACCTCACCAGAGATGGGATGCAGACGCTGGCCGTCGTTGAGAATGGCAGTGTGCTGATTGGACAGTAAGACTTTTGCTTATTTGTTGCGATGAGTTATCTaacatgtaatgtttaatgtgtcTTTGTTAACAATTTTAATGAGCTTTTTTAAATAGTCAATTCATGCTTTGGGTAGAATATTACATTGCATTGAAAACCgctttgtaaataaattttttcatGGCTACCttggcctggtttcacagataGGGCTTAGACTACGAGAAGATTAGGCTATTGTtcaattacagtttttttttaataaatgtgccttagaaaaaaaagcattactggtgtgtatggtgagacaaaacaaattttaagaTCAGCCAGTGCaactttctttttgttaaaacaGCTCAGACGTACATGTTAGCCTTAAACTAGATTTATACCTTGTCTGTGACACAAGGGGTATATGTTTTACATCAGTTAAGCAGTAAAATAAGCAGTTcgcttttaattaattatatattggAACAAAATTATACtcagaaaatagaaaaatgtcatttggGGGAAACATTTTAGGTTCATTTTGGCTAGCCTACAGTGAttataaataagtgaataaaagGGCAGTTTACTGTAAGTATATGGGCTGtcctcattgtgtgtgtgtgtgtgtgtgtagtgatgGACTAATTAAAGCTGTTGGACCAGCAGACATCATTGAGTCTCAGTTCAAAGGAGCAAAGTTTGACAATATTCTGGATGCTTCTGGCATGTGTGTCATCCCTGGTAAATGTTACATCCAGCATTTCTGTTGacgattcctttaaaaataaaaaaaaagctgaaagaaTCTTAACATAATGTTTCAGGCCTGGtcgacgcacacacacatccagtATGGGCCGGAGACAGAGTGCACGAGTTTGCCATGAAGGTTTTGCTCTCCATTTTATTCCATCCCTTTCTACTCTCGCATTTTACATTACATGAATATATCTTATATCTATATGGATAAGTCTATGTGTCAGAGAAGTTTGAATAGTAATGAAGTAATGAAGCCTTATGATTGTGCCGTTGTGTGTGTACAGCTGGCCGGTGCCACATACATGGAAGTGCACGAAGCAGGAGGTGGAATCCATTTCACGGTGACACATACTCGCTCGGCAACCGAACGCCAACTGTTAGATGGGTTAAAGAGCCGTCTGGAGCGCATGATGAGAGCTGGAACCACGCTGGTGGAGTGTAAGAGCGGATATGGGCTTGAGCTGGACACTGAACTCAAGATGCTGAGGGTGATCGATGCAGCCAGAATCTCACTCCCCATTGGGATATCAGCAACATACTGCGGAGCCCATGCAGTACCCAAGTACACAGTCTTTATAACAAACACCATATATTTTTTGGggtgtattttaaattaaataaatgcagcctagtGAGCAACCCTAAATCTAAACAACTCTTAATTTGTTTAACATCCATTTCCTCAGAGGTAAAACTATGGAGGAAGCCACTCAGGACATTGTGGCAGTGCAGTTGCCCAGGATAAAAACGCAGATTGCTTCAGGCGAACTGCAGGTGGACAACATTGATGCATTTTGCGAGAAAGGTGTGTTTGATCTGAATTCGACACGTTGCATACTCAAGGCTGGCAAAGATATGGGCCTCAACATCAACTTTCACGGCGACGAACTCCATCCCATGAACTCGGCACATGTAAGCATGCATACTCTCTTGCGCACACATGCTTGAACGTTGAAATCGTCACGTTCCTTGTCCGCCTGACTTACAGCTTGGGGCAGAGCTCGGCGCTTTAGCCATCAGCCATTTAGAAGAAGTGACAGATGATGGAATTGCTGCAATGGCAAAAGCTAAAACATCAGCGGTCCTCCTGCCCACCACTGCCTATATATTAAGGTAAATAACTACAATGTTGATGTTGTCTATAAAATACTTTCAAGAATTCAGGGAGTTTGATTCTCCATTTCTGTTGAAGGCTTTCTCCACCACGAGCGAGAGATATGCTTGATGCTGGAGTCATAGTGGCCCTTGGCAGTGACTTTAACCCCAATGCCTACTGCTGCTCAATGGTGATAAGACTTTTTCCCAATAGAAGCTATCAGCAGATATTTAATGTGAGCTCTTCATTTCATTCTATGTTGTCTGTTTATTAGCCTATGGTGATGCACTTGGCTTGTGTGCTGATGAAGATGTCTATGCCGGAAGCTTTGGCCGCAAGTACTATAAATGCAGCCTACGCTCTCAACCGGTCACATACGCACGGGTCA is drawn from Puntigrus tetrazona isolate hp1 chromosome 7, ASM1883169v1, whole genome shotgun sequence and contains these coding sequences:
- the snrpf gene encoding small nuclear ribonucleoprotein F produces the protein MSLPLNPKPFLNGLTGKPVMVKLKWGMEYKGYLVSVDGYMNMQLANTEEYVDGALAGHLGEVLIRCNNVLYIRGVEEEEEDGEMRE
- the amdhd1 gene encoding probable imidazolonepropionase; the protein is MSPSSFRLLIKNATQVVLVCRNGEKYLTRDGMQTLAVVENGSVLIGHDGLIKAVGPADIIESQFKGAKFDNILDASGMCVIPGLVDAHTHPVWAGDRVHEFAMKLAGATYMEVHEAGGGIHFTVTHTRSATERQLLDGLKSRLERMMRAGTTLVECKSGYGLELDTELKMLRVIDAARISLPIGISATYCGAHAVPKGKTMEEATQDIVAVQLPRIKTQIASGELQVDNIDAFCEKGVFDLNSTRCILKAGKDMGLNINFHGDELHPMNSAHLGAELGALAISHLEEVTDDGIAAMAKAKTSAVLLPTTAYILRLSPPRARDMLDAGVIVALGSDFNPNAYCCSMPMVMHLACVLMKMSMPEALAASTINAAYALNRSHTHGSLEIGKQGDLVIISAPRWEHLVYQFGGHQELIRYVIIKGKIVYENDKILNL